In Quadrisphaera sp. RL12-1S, a single genomic region encodes these proteins:
- a CDS encoding MFS transporter yields the protein MTAPGSGPATGPRTAPGAGRAPALDAETSPSPAVRLVLTTVFLAYLAQLTLNPVLAPLSREVGLAEWQVGATISTAALMVALTSSAWGRRSQSRGRKPVLAAALGLGAASSAAFALAVWLGTAGLLAGAVLFVLFVLLRGVAFGAAIAAVAPTAQAFIADVTHDEAARVKGMAGVGAVQGVAMLAGSVAGGALSAVGLLAPVVAVPVLLLAAVLLVVTRMPRQEATALVAEPARLRVRDPRVLPFLVAGFGMFTALGFIQVVTGFIVQDRLALDAATTGLVTGGVLLAAGVGMVLAQVVVVPRSGWRPATLLRVGDAVALLGYALLVPDLGLVGIVVSVLLVGLGLGTAMPGFTAGPTLLVARHEQGGVAGLVAATTGLTFVVAPLAGTTLYGLWPPLAPLAGVVVMAAVTLFVVVHPRFRAPRS from the coding sequence ATGACTGCACCCGGATCGGGCCCCGCGACCGGACCGCGGACGGCACCCGGCGCGGGTCGTGCACCAGCACTCGACGCCGAGACGTCGCCGTCGCCGGCGGTGCGGCTGGTGCTCACCACCGTCTTCCTCGCCTACCTCGCCCAGCTGACGCTGAACCCCGTCCTGGCACCGCTGTCGCGGGAGGTGGGGCTCGCTGAGTGGCAGGTGGGCGCCACCATCAGCACGGCGGCGCTCATGGTGGCCCTGACCAGCAGCGCCTGGGGACGGCGTTCGCAGTCGCGGGGCCGCAAGCCCGTGCTCGCGGCAGCCCTCGGCCTGGGAGCAGCCTCGTCGGCGGCGTTCGCGCTGGCGGTGTGGCTCGGGACGGCGGGGCTGCTGGCCGGCGCCGTCCTGTTCGTCCTGTTCGTCCTGCTGCGCGGGGTGGCCTTCGGTGCCGCCATCGCCGCGGTGGCCCCCACGGCGCAGGCCTTCATCGCCGACGTCACCCACGACGAGGCAGCCCGGGTGAAGGGGATGGCGGGCGTCGGCGCGGTGCAGGGGGTGGCCATGCTCGCCGGCTCCGTGGCCGGCGGGGCGCTGTCGGCGGTGGGGCTGCTGGCGCCCGTCGTCGCGGTGCCGGTGCTGCTGCTCGCTGCCGTGCTGCTCGTGGTCACGCGGATGCCCCGGCAGGAGGCGACAGCGCTCGTCGCGGAGCCGGCGCGGCTGCGCGTGCGCGACCCGCGGGTGCTGCCGTTCCTGGTGGCGGGGTTCGGCATGTTCACCGCGCTGGGCTTCATCCAGGTGGTGACGGGGTTCATCGTGCAGGACCGGCTCGCTCTCGACGCCGCGACCACGGGCCTGGTGACCGGGGGAGTGCTGCTGGCGGCGGGGGTGGGGATGGTGCTCGCCCAGGTGGTGGTGGTCCCGCGCAGCGGGTGGAGGCCGGCGACGCTGCTGCGCGTGGGAGACGCGGTGGCCCTGCTGGGCTACGCGCTGCTGGTCCCCGACCTGGGGCTGGTCGGGATCGTGGTCTCTGTGCTGCTCGTGGGGCTGGGGCTGGGCACGGCGATGCCGGGGTTCACCGCCGGCCCCACGCTGCTGGTCGCGCGCCACGAGCAGGGAGGGGTCGCGGGGCTGGTCGCCGCCACCACGGGACTGACCTTCGTCGTCGCACCGCTGGCGGGCACCACGCTGTACGGGCTGTGGCCACCGCTGGCGCCGCTCGCTGGGGTCGTGGTGATGGCGGCGGTGACGCTGTTCGTCGTCGTGCACCCCAGGTTTCGGGCTCCTCGCAGCTGA